From one Planktothrix agardhii NIES-204 genomic stretch:
- the gvpC_3 gene encoding gas vesicle protein GvpC: MALKDKWQQDRIGRQQGVQERQQQVQTTLSLWQQERQNQALDDQESRQGFVTGVQQQTQELLTNISTERLWVAQQQREQLENFIQQLSQEVGEFLQQTIEERSQVAAQLHQQLSEFREDLEHRVTDLLANYQKQRLEARETLLEDLAIFRQTLYREVEEYLGELDILHQQMAAQLQQQLQQSRTERKDAVQKLFEDLGVFRAELQDYHLKLQQTVWGSSHRHSIKPQSTVNPGVPQPATLDQPQG, from the coding sequence ATGGCTTTAAAAGACAAGTGGCAACAGGATCGTATCGGACGCCAACAGGGAGTTCAAGAACGGCAACAGCAAGTTCAAACCACCCTATCCCTCTGGCAACAAGAGCGCCAAAATCAGGCTTTAGATGATCAAGAATCTCGACAGGGGTTTGTCACGGGTGTACAACAACAAACCCAAGAATTATTAACAAACATCAGCACCGAGCGTTTGTGGGTAGCCCAGCAACAGCGAGAACAACTGGAAAACTTTATCCAGCAATTATCCCAGGAAGTGGGTGAGTTTTTGCAGCAAACCATCGAAGAACGCTCACAGGTCGCAGCCCAACTGCATCAGCAATTATCTGAATTTCGGGAAGACCTAGAACATCGGGTAACGGATCTGTTAGCCAATTATCAGAAACAGCGCCTAGAAGCTAGGGAAACTTTACTTGAGGACTTAGCTATTTTTCGTCAAACCCTATATCGGGAAGTCGAAGAATATTTAGGGGAGTTAGATATTCTGCACCAGCAAATGGCCGCACAATTACAACAACAACTCCAACAGAGTCGGACGGAAAGAAAAGACGCTGTTCAGAAGTTATTCGAGGATTTAGGAGTATTTCGCGCCGAACTACAAGACTATCACCTCAAACTTCAACAGACAGTTTGGGGGAGTTCCCACCGACATTCTATTAAACCCCAATCCACCGTTAACCCCGGAGTGCCTCAACCTGCGACCCTGGATCAACCCCAGGGATAA
- the gvpA_3 gene encoding gas vesicle protein GvpA, which produces MAVEKVNSSSSLAEVIDRILDKGIVIDAWVRVSLVGIELLSIEARIVIASVETYLKYAEAVGLTAQAAVPSV; this is translated from the coding sequence ATGGCCGTTGAAAAAGTAAACTCATCCTCCAGTCTGGCCGAAGTTATCGATCGGATCTTAGATAAAGGCATTGTGATTGACGCTTGGGTACGGGTTTCCCTCGTTGGAATCGAGCTTCTATCCATAGAAGCAAGAATCGTGATCGCTTCTGTTGAAACCTATCTCAAGTACGCAGAAGCCGTTGGTTTAACCGCACAGGCGGCTGTTCCTTCGGTCTAA
- the gvpJ gene encoding gas vesicle protein GvpJ: MNSQQRPSNIQRGVPTSTQGSSLADILERVLDKGIVIAGDISVSVGSTELLNIRIRLLIASVDKAREIGINWWESDPYLSSQTKVLTESNQQLLEQVKFLQEEVKALKALLPQENQPNPISDPHK; encoded by the coding sequence ATGAACTCACAGCAACGTCCATCAAATATACAACGGGGTGTTCCCACATCGACCCAAGGATCGAGTTTAGCTGATATTTTAGAAAGGGTTTTAGATAAGGGTATTGTCATCGCTGGGGATATTTCCGTTTCCGTGGGTTCCACCGAACTCCTGAATATTAGAATTCGTTTGTTAATTGCTTCCGTCGATAAAGCTAGGGAAATAGGGATTAATTGGTGGGAAAGTGACCCCTATTTAAGTAGTCAAACCAAAGTTTTAACCGAGAGTAATCAACAATTATTAGAACAGGTTAAATTCTTACAGGAGGAAGTCAAAGCTTTAAAAGCATTATTACCTCAAGAAAACCAACCCAACCCAATTTCTGATCCTCATAAATAA
- the gvpN_1 gene encoding gas vesicle protein GvpN has protein sequence MTTVLQARPKGFVNTPTIEQLTIRALRYLQSGFSLHLRGPAGTGKTTLAMHLADLLNRPIVLIFGDDELKSSDLIGNQLGYTRKKVVDNFIHSVVKLEDELRQNWIDSRLTLACKEGFTLVYDEFNRSRPEVNNVLLSALEEKLLVLPPNNSRSEYIRVNPHFRAIFTSNPEEYCGVYGTQDALLDRLITIDMPEPDDETQQEILIQKIGISPEDAKNIIEIVKIYLEITTQKKEIKPVQNGKAARPHIDKASGLRPGLIIAKICHEHDISIQENNQDFIKVCADILLSRTNLSLTEAQNKLEKVIKTVLTDGDTSTNSFLPPSETQLTENNSLEIEEQVYQYLQKTTSARVSEIEVALGLNRVQTTNVLRSLLKQGHLKQQDNRFFAVNKQGELIQP, from the coding sequence ATGACTACCGTGCTTCAAGCTCGTCCTAAAGGCTTTGTTAATACTCCAACCATTGAACAACTTACAATTAGAGCCTTGAGGTATCTTCAGAGTGGCTTTTCTCTGCACTTACGGGGGCCAGCCGGAACCGGAAAAACCACCCTGGCGATGCACTTAGCCGATTTATTAAACCGTCCCATCGTTTTAATTTTTGGGGATGATGAACTCAAATCCTCCGATTTAATTGGCAACCAACTAGGCTATACTCGCAAGAAAGTTGTTGATAATTTTATTCATAGTGTTGTTAAATTAGAAGATGAATTACGACAAAATTGGATTGATTCTCGTCTGACCTTGGCGTGTAAAGAAGGATTTACCCTGGTTTATGATGAGTTTAACCGTTCCCGTCCAGAGGTGAATAACGTTTTACTGTCTGCTTTAGAAGAAAAATTATTAGTGCTGCCTCCGAATAATAGCCGTTCAGAATATATTCGAGTTAACCCCCATTTTAGAGCTATTTTTACCTCAAACCCCGAAGAATATTGTGGAGTTTATGGGACTCAAGATGCGTTATTAGATCGGTTAATTACTATTGATATGCCCGAACCAGATGACGAAACCCAGCAGGAAATTTTAATTCAAAAAATCGGAATTTCCCCCGAAGATGCCAAAAACATTATTGAAATAGTCAAAATTTATTTAGAAATAACCACCCAAAAAAAAGAAATTAAACCCGTTCAAAATGGTAAAGCTGCCCGACCCCATATTGATAAAGCATCGGGATTAAGACCCGGATTGATTATTGCCAAAATCTGTCATGAACATGATATTTCTATTCAGGAAAATAATCAGGATTTTATTAAAGTTTGTGCCGATATTTTATTATCCCGTACCAACCTATCCCTAACAGAAGCTCAGAATAAATTAGAAAAAGTGATCAAAACCGTATTAACCGATGGTGACACATCAACTAACAGTTTTTTACCCCCATCAGAAACCCAATTAACCGAAAATAACTCCTTAGAAATTGAAGAACAAGTTTATCAATATTTACAGAAAACCACCAGCGCCAGGGTTTCAGAAATTGAAGTAGCGTTAGGATTAAATCGAGTTCAAACCACTAATGTATTGCGCTCTTTATTAAAACAAGGACATCTGAAACAGCAGGATAATCGTTTCTTTGCGGTGAACAAACAAGGAGAATTAATTCAACCATGA
- a CDS encoding two component transcriptional regulator — translation MPRILVIDDDPAISELVAINLEMAGYEVSQAEDGIKGQALAMQLLPDLIILDLMLPKVDGFTICQRLRRDERTTDIPVLMLTALGQTQNKVEGFNSGADDYLTKPFELEEMLARVRALLRRTDRIPHAAKHSEILSYGTLTLVPERFEAIWFETTVKLTHLEFELLHCLLQRHGQTVAPSEILKEVWGYDPNDDIETIRVHIRHLRTKMEPDPRHPRYIKTIYGAGYCLELPTGKGKPDDLAPPTESSIDGNGAKGKKK, via the coding sequence ATGCCCCGGATATTAGTCATAGATGATGACCCCGCAATTTCGGAACTGGTAGCCATTAACTTAGAAATGGCTGGTTATGAAGTGAGCCAAGCAGAAGATGGGATTAAAGGGCAAGCCCTGGCGATGCAATTGTTGCCAGATTTAATTATTTTGGATTTAATGTTGCCGAAGGTGGACGGGTTCACCATTTGCCAACGTTTACGCCGGGATGAACGCACGACAGATATTCCGGTGTTGATGTTAACTGCATTGGGACAAACCCAAAACAAAGTTGAAGGGTTTAATTCGGGGGCCGATGATTATTTAACCAAACCTTTTGAGTTAGAAGAAATGTTGGCAAGGGTGAGGGCTCTGTTGCGAAGAACTGATCGCATTCCCCATGCGGCTAAACATAGCGAAATTCTCAGTTATGGCACTTTAACCTTAGTCCCTGAAAGGTTTGAAGCGATTTGGTTTGAGACCACCGTTAAATTGACCCATTTGGAATTTGAACTTTTACATTGCTTGCTGCAACGTCATGGTCAAACCGTTGCGCCTAGTGAGATTTTAAAAGAAGTTTGGGGTTATGACCCCAATGATGATATCGAGACGATCCGAGTTCATATTCGCCATTTACGCACAAAAATGGAACCCGATCCCCGTCATCCTCGCTATATTAAAACCATCTACGGTGCAGGATATTGTTTGGAACTTCCCACGGGCAAGGGGAAACCCGATGATCTCGCCCCCCCTACGGAGTCCTCTATAGACGGAAATGGAGCCAAGGGGAAGAAGAAATAG
- the gvpC_1 gene encoding gas vesicle protein GvpC gives MALKDKWQQDRIGRQQGVQERQQQVQTTLSLWQQERQNQALDDQESRQGFVTGVQQQTQELLTNISTERLWVAQQQREQLENFIQQLSQEVGEFLQQTIEERSQVAAQLHQQLSEFREDLEHRVTDLLANYQKQRLEARETLLEDLAIFRQTLYREVEEYLGELDILHQQMAAQLQQQLQQSRTERKDAVQKLFEDLGVFRAELQDYHLKLQQTVWGSSHRKPRKAITPQRSIPSRLYSC, from the coding sequence ATGGCTTTAAAAGACAAGTGGCAACAGGATCGTATCGGACGCCAACAGGGAGTTCAAGAACGGCAACAGCAAGTTCAAACCACCCTATCCCTCTGGCAACAAGAGCGCCAAAATCAGGCTTTAGATGATCAAGAATCTCGACAGGGGTTTGTCACGGGTGTACAACAACAAACCCAAGAATTATTAACAAACATCAGCACCGAGCGTTTGTGGGTAGCCCAGCAACAGCGAGAACAACTGGAAAACTTTATCCAGCAATTATCCCAGGAAGTGGGTGAGTTTTTGCAGCAAACCATCGAAGAACGCTCACAGGTCGCAGCCCAACTGCATCAGCAATTATCTGAATTTCGGGAAGACCTAGAACATCGGGTAACGGATCTGTTAGCCAATTATCAGAAACAGCGCCTAGAAGCTAGGGAAACTTTACTTGAGGACTTAGCTATTTTTCGTCAAACCCTATATCGGGAAGTCGAAGAATATTTAGGGGAGTTAGATATTCTGCACCAGCAAATGGCCGCACAATTACAACAACAACTCCAACAGAGTCGGACGGAAAGAAAAGACGCTGTTCAGAAGTTATTTGAGGATTTAGGGGTATTTCGCGCCGAACTGCAAGACTACCACCTCAAACTTCAACAGACAGTTTGGGGGAGTTCCCACCGAAAACCGCGAAAAGCGATTACCCCGCAACGCTCTATTCCATCGCGTTTATATTCCTGTTAA
- the pgk gene encoding phosphoglycerate kinase, with protein MSKKTVADLSASDLSGKRVLVRVDFNVPLDNGSITDDTRIRAALPTIQDLTSKGAKVILTSHFGRPKGVDESLRLTPVAARLSELLGKPVKKFDDCIGDEVTQAVAAMENGDVAVLENVRFYAEEEKNDPEFAKQLASVADLYVNDAFGTAHRAHASTEGVTHHLPSVAGYLIEKELKFLQGAIEEPKRPLAAIVGGSKVSSKIGVIEALLDKCDKLLLGGGMIFTFYKARGLNVGNSLVEEDKLELARALEAKAKQKGVAFLLPTDVIVADKFAPDAEAKTVSINEIPDGWMGLDIGPDSVKVFQDALGDCKTVIWNGPMGVFEFEKFAAGTKAIALTLADLTKTGAITIIGGGDSVAAVEQLNLGEQMSHISTGGGASLELLEGKVLPGIAALDDA; from the coding sequence GTGTCAAAAAAAACTGTAGCAGATTTATCCGCATCAGATTTATCTGGGAAACGGGTATTAGTCCGCGTTGATTTTAATGTTCCCCTAGATAACGGTTCAATTACCGATGATACACGGATTCGTGCGGCTCTGCCGACTATCCAAGATTTAACTTCCAAAGGCGCTAAAGTGATTTTAACCAGCCACTTTGGCCGTCCTAAAGGCGTAGACGAGTCCCTGCGTTTAACCCCTGTGGCAGCCCGGTTATCGGAATTGTTAGGTAAACCTGTTAAGAAATTTGACGATTGTATTGGGGATGAAGTCACCCAAGCGGTTGCAGCCATGGAAAATGGGGATGTCGCCGTATTAGAAAACGTCCGTTTCTATGCCGAAGAAGAAAAAAACGATCCGGAATTTGCTAAACAATTAGCTTCTGTTGCTGATTTATACGTTAATGATGCTTTTGGAACCGCCCACCGCGCCCATGCTTCTACTGAAGGAGTAACTCATCATTTGCCTTCTGTCGCGGGGTATTTAATTGAAAAAGAACTCAAGTTTTTACAAGGAGCAATTGAAGAACCCAAACGGCCTTTAGCTGCTATTGTTGGCGGTTCTAAAGTGTCTTCTAAAATTGGTGTAATTGAAGCTCTTTTAGATAAATGCGATAAATTGCTGTTGGGCGGTGGGATGATTTTCACCTTCTATAAAGCTCGCGGTTTGAATGTGGGTAATTCTTTGGTGGAAGAAGATAAACTGGAATTAGCCCGGGCATTGGAAGCCAAAGCTAAACAAAAAGGCGTGGCATTCTTATTACCTACCGATGTGATTGTTGCTGATAAATTTGCCCCTGATGCGGAAGCAAAAACCGTTAGCATTAATGAGATTCCTGATGGTTGGATGGGGTTAGATATTGGCCCGGATTCTGTTAAAGTCTTCCAAGACGCTTTAGGGGATTGCAAAACCGTGATTTGGAACGGCCCCATGGGGGTTTTTGAGTTTGAGAAATTTGCAGCCGGAACTAAAGCAATCGCTTTAACGTTAGCAGATTTAACCAAAACAGGCGCAATTACTATTATCGGTGGCGGTGACTCCGTTGCGGCGGTGGAACAGTTGAATTTAGGCGAACAAATGAGCCATATTTCTACTGGAGGTGGCGCCAGTTTAGAACTGTTAGAAGGGAAAGTATTACCTGGAATTGCTGCGTTAGATGATGCGTAA
- a CDS encoding iron permease FTR1 codes for MDITQALPTFFITLREGFEAALVVGIVLACLKKAEQSYLNSWVFYGVGVGIIASAFFGILFGWLIQGIATSEHPYAPVFGEFLEAGIGLFAIAMLSWMLIWMTQQSKSLKSEVEGAVKAAINKNKTAAGWGIFGLIFIAVLREGLETVIFILATFEQGIMPAIGAVLGLFVAAGLGILLFKWGVKINIRLFFQIMGIFLLLIVAGLVISVLKHLDAGVGILAQINPGYAGLCLTQPASCLLGDLVLNTQGFLPDKQFPGIVLKALFGYRDQLYFVQIVSYFLFLITVGWFYLQEVNGKAIAPPKIEKTVS; via the coding sequence ATGGATATAACCCAAGCATTACCTACATTTTTTATTACTTTAAGAGAAGGTTTTGAAGCTGCTTTAGTGGTGGGAATTGTCCTAGCTTGTTTGAAAAAAGCAGAACAAAGTTATCTCAATTCCTGGGTATTTTATGGGGTGGGAGTAGGAATTATTGCCAGTGCATTTTTTGGCATATTATTTGGATGGCTAATTCAAGGAATTGCTACGTCTGAACATCCCTACGCTCCAGTTTTTGGCGAATTTTTAGAAGCAGGAATTGGGTTGTTTGCGATCGCCATGTTAAGTTGGATGTTAATTTGGATGACTCAACAATCTAAATCCTTAAAGTCCGAAGTAGAAGGAGCAGTTAAAGCCGCCATTAATAAAAATAAAACCGCAGCAGGATGGGGAATTTTTGGCTTAATTTTTATTGCGGTTTTACGGGAAGGTCTGGAAACCGTTATTTTTATCTTAGCTACCTTTGAACAGGGAATTATGCCTGCAATTGGGGCGGTTTTAGGTTTATTTGTCGCCGCAGGATTAGGAATATTACTCTTTAAGTGGGGGGTAAAAATTAATATTCGTTTGTTTTTTCAAATCATGGGAATTTTTCTGTTATTAATTGTAGCAGGATTAGTAATTTCAGTTCTCAAACATTTGGATGCGGGAGTAGGAATATTAGCCCAAATTAATCCTGGATATGCGGGATTATGTTTAACTCAACCTGCTTCTTGTTTATTAGGGGATTTGGTATTAAATACTCAGGGATTTTTACCCGATAAACAATTTCCAGGGATCGTTTTAAAAGCCTTATTTGGCTATAGAGATCAATTGTATTTTGTCCAAATTGTAAGTTATTTTCTGTTTTTAATTACAGTGGGATGGTTTTATTTACAAGAAGTTAATGGAAAAGCGATCGCACCCCCAAAGATAGAAAAAACAGTTTCTTAA
- the gvpC_2 gene encoding gas vesicle protein GvpC, translating into MALKDKWQQDRIGRQQGVQERQQQVQTTLSLWQQERQNQALDDQESRQGFVTGVQQQTQELLTNISTERLWVAQQQREQLENFIQQLSQEVGEFLQQTIEERSQVAAQLHQQLSEFREDLEHRVTDLLANYQKQRLEARETLLEDLAIFRQTLYREVEEYLGELDILHQQMAAQLQQQLQQSRTERKDAVQKLFEDLGVFRAELQDYHLKLQQTVWGSSHRHSIKPQSTVNPGVPQPATLDQPQG; encoded by the coding sequence ATGGCTTTAAAAGACAAGTGGCAACAGGATCGTATCGGACGCCAACAGGGAGTTCAAGAACGGCAACAGCAAGTTCAAACCACCCTATCCCTCTGGCAACAAGAGCGCCAAAATCAGGCTTTAGATGATCAAGAATCTCGACAGGGGTTTGTCACGGGTGTACAACAACAAACCCAAGAATTATTAACAAACATCAGCACCGAGCGTTTGTGGGTAGCCCAGCAACAGCGAGAACAACTGGAAAACTTTATCCAGCAATTATCCCAGGAAGTGGGTGAGTTTTTGCAGCAAACCATCGAAGAACGCTCACAGGTCGCAGCCCAACTGCATCAGCAATTATCTGAATTTCGGGAAGACCTAGAACATCGGGTAACGGATCTGTTAGCCAATTATCAGAAACAGCGCCTAGAAGCTAGGGAAACTTTACTTGAGGACTTAGCTATTTTTCGTCAAACCCTATATCGGGAAGTCGAAGAATATTTAGGGGAGTTAGATATTCTGCACCAGCAAATGGCCGCACAATTACAACAACAACTCCAACAGAGTCGGACGGAAAGAAAAGACGCTGTTCAGAAGTTATTTGAGGATTTAGGGGTATTTCGCGCCGAACTACAAGACTATCACCTCAAACTTCAACAGACAGTTTGGGGGAGTTCCCACCGACATTCTATTAAACCCCAATCCACCGTTAACCCCGGAGTGCCTCAACCTGCGACCCTGGATCAACCCCAGGGATAA
- the gvpA_1 gene encoding gas vesicle protein GvpA, giving the protein MAVEKVNSSSSLAEVIDRILDKGIVIDAWVRVSLVGIELLSIEARIVIASVETYLKYAEAVGLTAQAAVPSV; this is encoded by the coding sequence ATGGCCGTTGAAAAAGTAAACTCATCCTCCAGTCTGGCCGAAGTTATCGATCGGATCTTAGATAAAGGCATTGTGATTGACGCTTGGGTAAGGGTTTCCCTCGTTGGAATCGAGCTTCTATCCATAGAAGCAAGAATCGTGATCGCTTCTGTTGAAACCTATCTCAAGTACGCAGAAGCCGTTGGTTTAACCGCACAGGCGGCTGTTCCTTCGGTCTAA